A DNA window from Carnobacterium funditum DSM 5970 contains the following coding sequences:
- a CDS encoding VanZ family protein — translation MLIGFCFSFSIEMLQFFLGTGITDIDDLIFNTIGTMIGLIGFMICKKISELYSMRKREKKYRLTKCQSIQKKEINCCGKIYVKKTSYRTST, via the coding sequence ATGCTGATAGGTTTTTGTTTTTCATTTTCAATTGAGATGCTTCAGTTTTTTTTGGGAACTGGAATAACAGATATTGATGATTTAATTTTTAATACGATTGGAACAATGATAGGATTAATCGGTTTTATGATCTGTAAAAAAATATCTGAACTTTACAGTATGAGAAAAAGAGAAAAAAAGTATAGATTGACTAAATGTCAGAGTATACAAAAAAAGGAGATTAATTGTTGTGGAAAAATATATGTTAAAAAGACGAGCTACAGAACGAGCACGTAA